From a region of the Phragmitibacter flavus genome:
- a CDS encoding endonuclease/exonuclease/phosphatase family protein, translated as MRQVFKPAQQLVNQSPRHIRLLVTSATHQHSLIAFGILFCLFANACSSRPRSNAHLTHPINKGKPVTFTDKKPTVRYQEPEYLSYDELVELSKNPEPTPAVAQKLEKFWRSPVISNEAWFSGKRPQHQSTTHLGPLLRVASWNIEKSLTINPAAAAIRSQSAYVDLIHSDKAPEGSSKREIMLRQRERLATADIIFLQEMDIGVTRSNKIDAARTLAKTLGMNYAYAPQSLEVDPVQLGLEPREGIPAVQPDRYKGVFGSAILSRYPILKVEAFQLKTQPYNWHTDESRRTDFVEDSRRLGSAIVFENEITRELKIGGRNYFRVDIAVPQVPGGVVTLINNHLEIKTRPKGRKAQMDEILGYIKDIPHPVIMAGDHNSAPDDLSSTSLLRVIWRQIDSPAALLRTTASLSDILAGTVVPLYRERGILNAMKNFQNPLAFDIPILFPNNVRGLFESVEDHRFADGSTFDFRGDRDRSINGSRAILANSNEKHFRGHSTTFSVRRPIGPFGRYRLDWFFVRSGHLKKPRSKDAPYQFAPHFGETLAEFNDGLTNRLSDHQPIVIDLPLEEPGQAVVPERE; from the coding sequence ATGCGCCAAGTGTTTAAACCAGCACAGCAACTCGTCAACCAATCACCACGCCACATTCGTCTCCTTGTGACTTCCGCAACGCACCAGCATTCCCTCATCGCCTTTGGCATCCTGTTCTGCTTGTTCGCCAATGCCTGCAGCAGCCGGCCACGCAGCAATGCGCACCTTACCCACCCCATCAACAAGGGCAAACCGGTTACCTTCACCGACAAAAAACCCACGGTTCGCTATCAGGAACCTGAATATTTAAGCTACGACGAATTGGTCGAACTCAGCAAAAATCCCGAGCCCACTCCCGCCGTCGCGCAGAAGCTCGAAAAATTCTGGCGTAGTCCTGTGATCAGCAACGAGGCATGGTTCTCCGGCAAACGCCCCCAGCATCAGAGCACCACCCATCTTGGCCCTCTTCTGCGCGTGGCCAGTTGGAACATCGAAAAATCCCTGACCATCAACCCCGCTGCCGCCGCGATCCGCTCACAGAGCGCCTACGTCGATCTCATCCATTCCGACAAAGCCCCCGAGGGCTCGTCGAAACGGGAAATCATGCTGCGCCAGCGTGAACGTCTCGCCACGGCCGACATCATCTTTCTTCAGGAGATGGACATCGGCGTCACCCGCTCCAACAAAATCGACGCCGCCCGAACCCTGGCAAAAACTTTGGGCATGAACTACGCCTACGCTCCGCAATCGCTGGAAGTCGATCCCGTCCAGCTCGGACTCGAACCACGCGAGGGTATTCCTGCCGTTCAGCCCGACCGCTACAAAGGCGTTTTTGGCTCCGCCATCCTCAGCCGCTATCCGATTCTCAAAGTGGAAGCGTTCCAGCTGAAAACCCAGCCCTACAACTGGCACACCGACGAAAGCCGCCGCACTGACTTCGTCGAAGACAGCCGCCGCCTAGGCAGCGCCATCGTGTTTGAGAACGAAATCACCCGTGAACTCAAGATCGGCGGTCGCAACTACTTCCGGGTCGACATTGCTGTGCCTCAAGTCCCCGGCGGTGTCGTCACCCTCATCAACAACCACTTGGAAATCAAGACCCGCCCCAAAGGACGCAAAGCGCAGATGGACGAAATTCTCGGCTACATCAAGGACATCCCTCATCCCGTCATCATGGCGGGCGATCACAACAGTGCACCCGACGACTTGAGTTCCACGTCCCTGCTCCGCGTCATCTGGAGACAGATCGACAGCCCCGCCGCCCTCCTCCGCACCACTGCCAGCCTCAGCGACATCCTCGCTGGCACGGTTGTCCCGCTCTATCGCGAACGCGGCATCCTCAATGCCATGAAAAACTTCCAGAACCCCCTCGCCTTCGACATTCCCATCCTCTTCCCCAACAATGTCCGCGGCCTGTTTGAGAGCGTGGAAGACCACCGGTTTGCCGATGGCAGCACTTTCGACTTCCGTGGTGATCGTGACCGCAGCATCAACGGCAGCAGAGCCATCCTCGCCAACAGCAATGAAAAACATTTCCGCGGACACAGCACCACGTTCAGCGTCAGACGTCCAATCGGTCCCTTTGGCCGTTACCGGCTCGACTGGTTTTTCGTCCGTTCCGGCCACTTGAAAAAACCCCGCTCGAAAGACGCCCCTTATCAGTTTGCTCCGCATTTCGGAGAAACCCTTGCCGAATTCAACGATGGCCTCACCAATCGCCTGTCTGATCACCAACCCATCGTCATTGACCTTCCCTTGGAGGAACCCGGCCAGGCGGTGGTGCCTGAGCGCGAGTAG
- the ptsP gene encoding phosphoenolpyruvate--protein phosphotransferase: METTLNTPIDPKTEKQERIFQGTPVSGGVAHGFVRHVGGSFEPPSMRRIVMAKVDEELARFHQAVESTREELEKLMQGLDEDLDRHTHEILEMHVMVLEDSFVREQVENFVREGLECAESAYYRVVKNCMDSFNRMPDAYLRERALDIKDVALRVLKHLRGDDGLYDDGGASAVCIAHDLTPSETVQLDRNRVLGFAVELGSRTSHTAIVARALGLPAVVRLHGIVEALEHGDEVLLDGNEGILVLNPTADTLERYKALAAAAEAKEAKLLAGGTGPAKTTDGNRVLVGANVEFVEELPLIAECGAEGVGLFRTEFLYLEDPHASEEKLTALYSKVAAEVAPQQVIFRTLDVGGDKLVEYERELEQNPFLGWRGIRVSLALPEAFKKQLRAILRASCHGNVGIMYPMISGVAEVIEANRLLAECREELVQQGVNVCSKVQIGAMIEVPGAAAIADLLTPHVDFFSIGTNDLVQYTLAVDRVNERVSELYQQTHPGVLRLIKMVVDAAHRAKIWVGICGEMAGDVSLTPLLVGLGLDELSASSPQVAAVKHAIRKLSSKDCQGLVEKALQEGDALAIHKLAQAMAVEKYPELFPAAMVEAATGKD, from the coding sequence TTTCATCAGGCGGTGGAGAGCACGCGGGAGGAACTGGAGAAATTGATGCAGGGGCTGGACGAAGATCTGGACCGCCACACGCATGAGATTCTGGAGATGCATGTGATGGTGTTGGAGGACAGTTTTGTGAGGGAGCAGGTGGAGAACTTTGTGCGGGAAGGGCTGGAGTGCGCGGAGTCGGCCTACTACCGGGTGGTGAAAAACTGCATGGATTCGTTCAATCGCATGCCGGATGCCTACCTGCGTGAGAGGGCACTGGACATCAAGGACGTGGCGTTGCGGGTGTTGAAGCATTTGCGCGGGGATGATGGACTTTATGATGACGGCGGGGCTTCGGCGGTTTGCATTGCACATGACCTGACGCCGAGCGAGACGGTGCAGCTGGATCGCAACCGGGTGTTGGGATTTGCAGTGGAGCTGGGCAGCCGGACTTCGCACACGGCGATCGTGGCGCGGGCACTGGGTTTGCCGGCGGTGGTGAGGTTGCATGGAATCGTGGAAGCACTGGAGCACGGTGACGAAGTGCTGCTGGATGGGAATGAAGGCATTTTGGTGTTGAATCCGACGGCGGACACGCTGGAGCGATACAAGGCGCTGGCGGCAGCGGCGGAAGCCAAGGAGGCGAAACTGCTGGCTGGCGGGACGGGTCCGGCGAAGACGACGGATGGCAACCGGGTGCTGGTGGGGGCGAATGTGGAGTTTGTGGAGGAGTTGCCGCTGATTGCTGAATGCGGTGCGGAGGGCGTGGGGTTGTTCCGCACGGAGTTTCTTTATCTGGAAGATCCGCATGCGAGCGAGGAGAAGCTGACGGCGCTTTATTCCAAGGTGGCGGCCGAAGTGGCACCGCAGCAGGTGATTTTCCGCACGCTGGATGTGGGGGGAGACAAGCTGGTGGAGTATGAGCGGGAGCTGGAGCAGAATCCGTTTTTGGGCTGGCGTGGGATTCGGGTTTCACTGGCCTTGCCGGAGGCGTTCAAAAAGCAGTTGCGGGCGATTTTACGCGCCAGTTGCCATGGCAATGTGGGGATCATGTATCCGATGATTTCCGGCGTGGCGGAGGTGATCGAAGCGAACCGTTTGCTGGCGGAGTGTCGCGAGGAGCTGGTGCAGCAGGGGGTGAATGTTTGCAGCAAGGTGCAGATCGGCGCGATGATTGAAGTGCCTGGAGCGGCGGCGATTGCGGATCTGCTGACGCCGCATGTAGATTTTTTCAGCATCGGGACCAATGATCTGGTGCAATACACGCTGGCGGTGGACCGGGTGAACGAGCGGGTGTCGGAGCTTTACCAGCAGACGCATCCGGGGGTGTTGCGGTTGATCAAGATGGTGGTGGATGCGGCGCACCGGGCGAAAATTTGGGTGGGTATTTGTGGGGAGATGGCGGGCGACGTGTCATTGACGCCGCTATTGGTGGGGCTCGGGCTTGATGAGTTGAGTGCGTCGAGTCCACAGGTGGCGGCGGTGAAGCACGCAATTCGCAAGCTGAGTTCGAAGGATTGTCAGGGATTGGTGGAGAAGGCGTTGCAGGAGGGGGATGCACTGGCCATTCACAAACTGGCGCAGGCAATGGCGGTGGAGAAATATCCGGAACTTTTTCCTGCCGCCATGGTGGAAGCGGCGACAGGCAAAGATTGA